In Zingiber officinale cultivar Zhangliang chromosome 8B, Zo_v1.1, whole genome shotgun sequence, a single genomic region encodes these proteins:
- the LOC122015494 gene encoding uncharacterized protein LOC122015494 yields MMSFDEGEEIFFDANDEITNSIRSSTSDNSPATSQQLLRSLNCDLWTREPMSVQDRRRRFFRGIGFDELVPSSVGCSISTEVPTFVSTEEQLYSERITNTMGEDSTPLPSPDVSTSEDSFHYIRDLDTGRKFMVHDFGKDGVPSMFKEVGSDNLMTLHDFENALGMSSSVQRYFRKELVPCGEVTTCTNDAKKIKYLKWWRSLTKRKQQSSESNKYYYVSVKKPKISKSVRTKVYQYKKNFMEFTALYLGQEIQAHEGMITTMKFSPDGRYLATGGEDCVVHIWQIVQVESSCRFNSADESLFSPKLVDKIKGIYMFAGRGHNSAPVLIPKKFFKIEETPLHELKGHTSDILDLSWSQTDCLLTSSKDKTVRLWKVGSSECLKIFQHNDYVTCIQFNPIQENIFISGSIDGKVRIWEILDNRVIDWVDLRDMVTAVCYQPDGEGFIVGSIKGNCRLYDCSVKPSQLALQLCLFGKKKSSGKRITGFQFAPGDSKRIMITTADSLIRICDGTDVVQKFKGPRKSKCHLSASFSSDGRHIVSVGEDSNIYIWSYEKLEKQQPAGAAKLVYSSEFFHSEGVSIALPWPGMVDGETIASNGIQIPTQQHRRATSESFPWPKNPDCISLGAWLFSDGSSRSSATWPEEKLSCQTKLPLQQPEDCREPHPPLHPDCWSLAPTEEAGAWSSVIVTAGNDGAIRCFHNFGLPVRL; encoded by the exons ATGATGAGCTTTGATGAAGgggaagaaattttttttgatgCAAACGATGAGATCACTAATTCCATTCGTTCCTCGACATCTGATAACTCTCCTGCTACAAGTCAGCAATTGTTGCGGAGCCTTAATTGTGATCTATGGACAAGGGAGCCTATGAGTGTTCAAGATAGGCGAAGAAGATTCTTTAGAGGAATTGGGTTTGATGAGCTTGTGCCATCTTCTGTAGGCTGTTCCATTTCTACTGAAGTACCAACTTTTGTGTCAACAGAAGAGCAACTGTATTCGGAAAGAATTACAAATACAATGGGCGAAGATTCAACCCCATTACCATCTCCTGATGTGAGCACATCAGAGGATTCTTTCCACTACATTAGGGATCTGGACACTGGTAGAAAATTCATGGTCCATGATTTTGGGAAAGATGGTGTACCCAGTATGTTCAAAGAAGTTGGCTCAGACAACCTGATGACACTGCATGATTTTGAAAATGCTCTCGGTATGTCATCCTCTGTTCAGAGATACTTTCGAAAAGAATTAGTCCCTTGTGGGGAAGTAACTACTTGCACAAATGATGCAAagaagataaaatatttgaagtgGTGGAGAAGTCTAACAAAAAGGAAGCAACAATCTTCAGAATCAAACAAGTATTATTATGTTTCAGTTAAAAAGCCCAAAATATCTAAGTCGGTGAGGACAAAAGTTTATCAGTACAAGAAAAATTTTATGGAATTCACGGCACTCTACCTGGGTCAAGAAATTCAGGCACACGAGGGTATGATAACAACCATGAAATTTTCACCAGATGGAAGGTATCTTGCAACCGGCGGTGAAGATTGTGTTGTACATATTTGGCAGATTGTTCAAGTGGAAAGTTCTTGCAGATTTAACAGTGCAGATGAATCTCTATTCTCACCGAAATTAGTGGATAAAATTAAAGGCATTTATATGTTTGCAGGAAGAGGCCATAATTCGGCTCCTGTTCTCATtccaaaaaaattctttaaaattgagGAAACCCCATTACATGAATTGAAAGGACACACAAGTGATATCTTGGATCTATCTTGGTCGCAAACTGAT TGCCTACTGACATCCTCCAAAGATAAAACTGTTCGTCTGTGGAAAGTAGGCTCCTCTGAATGCCTTAAAATTTTCCAACACAATGATTATG TGACATGCATTCAGTTCAACCCTattcaagaaaatattttcaTTAGTGGTTCGATTGATGGCAAAGTTCGTATTTGGGAAATTCTAGACAACCGTGTGATTGATTGGGTGGATTTAAGGGACATGGTAACTGCTGTATGTTACCAGCCAGATGGAGAGGGTTTTATAGTTGGTTCAATCAAAGGGAACTGCCGCCTTTATGATTGTTCAG TTAAACCAAGCCAACTTGCATTGCAATTGTGCCTTTTTGGTAAAAAGAAATCTTCTGGCAAGCGGATCACTGGGTTCCAG TTTGCTCCTGGAGATTCTAAAAGAATTATGATCACAACAGCAGACTCGTTAATTCGCATCTGCGATGGGACTGATGTCGTTCAAAAATTTAAAG GTCCCCGGAAGTCCAAATGCCACTTATCTGCATCATTCTCTTCCGATGGAAGGCATATTGTATCAGTCGGTGAGGACTCAAACATCTACATCTGGAGTTATGAGAAATTGGAGAAACAACAACCCGCAGGTGCCGCCAAGTTAGTCTATTCGTCAGAGTTCTTCCATTCCGAAGGAGTATCCATTGCATTGCCATGGCCTGGCATGGTCGATGGAGAAACAATAGCAAGTAACGGTATTCAGATTCCTACCCAGCAGCACCGCAGAGCAACATCAGAATCCTTCCCTTGGCCTAAGAATCCAGACTGCATCTCTCTGGGTGCCTGGCTGTTTTCTGATGGTTCATCAAGATCGTCTGCCACATGGCCGGAGGAGAAACTTTCTTGCCAGACCAAGCTACCGTTGCAACAACCCGAAGATTGCCGCGAACCCCACCCGCCACTCCATCCAGATTGTTGGAGCCTCGCACCGACAGAGGAAGCGGGCGCATGGAGTTCAGTAATTGTAACAGCAGGAAATGATGGGGCAATCAGGTGCTTCCACAATTTTGGATTGCCCGTCAGGCTGTGA